One part of the Ornithodoros turicata isolate Travis chromosome 2, ASM3712646v1, whole genome shotgun sequence genome encodes these proteins:
- the LOC135384335 gene encoding uncharacterized protein LOC135384335, with protein MPETCCVTKCRSGYSGGGKVSMFAFPAYSDKREKWKRAIHRIDGGQFSFDSPHTRVCEKHFDHSDAVWHDELVIDGDEVLHKRGKSKLREDAVPRIFDGCLRI; from the coding sequence ATGCCAGAGACATGCTGTGTTACCAAATGTCGCTCTGGGTATTCGGGGGGTGGCAAGGTATCCATGTTCGCGTTTCCTGCGTATTCTGACAAGCGTGAGAAGTGGAAACGTGCCATCCATCGCATTGATGGTGGGCAGTTCAGTTTTGACTCTCCACACACACGTGtctgcgagaagcactttgaccACAGCGATGCCGTATGGCACGACGAACTCGTCATCGACGGCGATGAAGTGCTGCACAAGCGTGGAAAGTCAAAGCTTCGAGAAGATGCAGTGCCGCGCATATTCGACGGCTGCCTTCGTATCTGA